ATCTTATCCAGTAATTCAGGTGTCAACTTCAAATTCAGGTGTTCGTTAATAATAAAATTTAAAATCTTATAATGATCTGGATGATTTTTGCAAAAGTTGCAATAGGTGGTAGCTATACTTACTAACAATTCGTCAGGTGCCACATCTTGTTTAAGGACTTCTTTAAGCTCATCAATAAGAATATCATAGGTTTCGACTATCAGAGAAACATATAATTCTTCTTTTCTCGAAAAGTATAGGTAGATCGTTCCTGTACTTAGTTCAGATTCTTGAGCAATTTCTTCTATTGTGGCATTCATGAATCCCTTTTTTGAAAAACTATTTTTCGCTGCCTCCAGAATATCTTTCCTTCTCCTTAGTTTTTCCCTTTCTTTTCTTTCCATTATGCCCATTCAAGCCTCTTCAAATTATATTAATTAAATGAAGATTATTCATTTTCTTAATTTAAGTTAAAAAAAAATGGCAAAAAAGTCAACAAAAAAATTAATCCAGGAAGATTTTATTACAGGGATTTCATATCTAATCTATATTTCTTTAAAAATCTATCGCAATGCTGAGTACTGTGGGGGCGAGACGAACGTTGGGAAAAGCACAGACGTTCAGACTACCCAATCACGAAATTCATGCCTCTGCCACTGTAGTCCGCTCCAGCAAAAAGTCAGGCAATAGCTTATATTCACCACAAAATTTTGTATCTAGCTTCTTGACCGATTTCTACATTGACTAAAATTTGTACCCTCCACCAAATGCTTGTCGTCTTTTCTCTTTTTGTGTTTTTGGGGGAAGTGACCTTTTTTGACCATCGCCAACTGTAAAAATTCAGTGCTGCTGAGTGGAAGCAAACAACAGCATCCGTTCGATTGTGCTGGCAATCTGGCTGGCAAATGTTTCAAGCAAGGCTTTTTGTTCAATCAACAACGGTTCAGCGCGATGCGTGCGCACGCCGATGACGCCGACGGCTTGGCTGGGCGTGAGCAACGGAACGAAATAGGCTTCCGCCATTGGTAATGTATCAGTAAAGCGTCCAGCTGGTTTCCGCATCTCTAATACCCAAGCAGCGACGCTTAGGTCTTTTTCATTAAGCGTCAATGTGCTCGTTGGATGCGGCTTTAGAGAAAAAGGTGATACTTGATCGGGAAGTAAGATCGCAATTCTTGCACTAAACACGCTGCTCAATTGTTTAACGGCGGCAACTAAAATCTCATCAATATTTGTGGCATTGGCAACTTCACGCGCTAGCATGTAGAGTGCAGCTGCTTGTTCTTCGCGTTGTTGGAGGACAAGCTGCTGGGCGCGAATGCGGGAAGTGAGATTGCCAAGAATCGAAGCGACGACAAAATACATCACAAACATGAGTGTATCCTGCGGCTCCGCTATACGAAAAGTGAATGGCGGAGGAATAAAAAAGAAATTCCATATGAGTGCACTGAACGCAGCGGAAAAAAGCGCGGGACCACGTCCCAGAAAAAGTGCGAGCAGTATAATAGCAAATAGCAAAATCAATCCAATCGCTTGATAGCCGATAATTGGCAGCGCAATGTAGCAAATTCCTGCCAAACCAATTAGTGTGAGCAAGCCATAGAGATACTGTCGCAATGGTGATAAGAAATTGAAGCTTAGCCGCTGTGGCTTGATCTTTTGTGCTTTGTCGCTCGCTACAACGCAGACATCAATATTACCGCTCTCTTCAATGAGATTACTTACAAACGAGTTCCTGCGAAAAAGCTTCATCCTTGGTGAATCCTGGGTTTTACCAATAATGATCTGCGCCACATTGTGCTGTTGAGCTACACGCACAATTCCCGTCACGAGGTCAACATCTGTAGTCGTGACGATTTCAGCGCCCAGTTCGCGAGCCAATTCCAAATTTTTTTCTTGTCGTGCTTTTGCTTTAACTGAAAGTGGACTATGTGGCAATTCGACGCTTACTGCGATCCACGGCGATTGTAGGGCACATGTCATGTGTCGCGTCCATCGCACAAGCTGGGCAGACAGCGGGCTTGGCCCAACGGCAACCAGCAATCGCTCACCGGATTTCCACGGACCAGAAATTTGGTGGAGCTGCATGTAGTCGCGCAACTGTTGATCGACGTGTTGTGCGGTCAATCGCAATGACATCTCACGCAATGCGGTTAGATTACCGCGACGAAAGAATTTTTGCGCGGCAAGCTGTGCCTTATCCGGCACATAAACTTTCCCCTCTGCAAGACGCTTCAACAATTCGTCCGGCGTAATATCGACAAGCTCGATCTCATCGGCGCGATCGAAAATCGAATCTGGAACTGTTTCGTGCATGACGACACCGGTAATCTGATGCACCGCATCAGAACGGCTTTCGAGATGTTGCACGTTAATTGTCGTGTAAACATCAATACCGGCATCGAGCAATTCGAGCACATCCTGATAACGCTTGGCATGGCGGCTGCCTGGGACGTTAGTATGAGCAAGTTCGTCAACCAGCACGAGCTGCGGTTTGCGGCTGAGAATGGCATCCAAGTCCATCTCTTCGAACATCGTGCTGCGATATTCCATCTTACGGCGCGGAATGATCGGCAAATCCTGCAGCAACGCCTCGGTTTCACTGCGTCCATGTGTTTCAACATAGCCCACCACAATGTTTACGTTCTCGGATAAAGCCTGACGAGCGGCTCGTAGCATCGCATAGGTTTTACCGACGCCGGCAGCCATGCCGAAAAAAATTTTTAGTGTGCTATGCTGCTGTCGCGTTTCTTCTTTTTGGATGGCGGCCAGAATCGCATCGGGGCTGGGGCGAAGTCTATTGTTCACAACTATTATCTCCCATCAATTAAGCTGGTTGAGTGCCACGTTCAAAAGAAAGACATTGACGCGATGCTCGCCCAAAATACCACATTGCGGCGGTTCAACAAATCGCTCAATCAGATCAGCCAGTTTTGTTTTTTGTTCTGGCGTAAAGCCGCGTGCTTTTGCGATGCGTTCAATCTGAAGTCGCGCTGCTTGCGGACTGATGTGCGGGTCAACACCACTGGCAGAAGCAAAGAGCATATCAACAGGTATGCTTGCATTTGATGAAAGTGCAACTGTTCTATTAATATGTGCTCGCCGCTGTTGCACCGCCTTTTGTAAAACCTCACTCGTTGGGCTGAGGTTGGTAGCACCCGAAGGCATAGGATTGTAGTCTATTGCAGAAGGACGATCCCAGAAATAAAACTCGCCGACAAACTTCTGCCCAACCAGTTCCGAGCCTTTTACTTTTCCATCAACCATAATAATACTACCACTGGCTTGATATGGAAAAAACGCCTGTACGATTCCAGTGATGGCAAGGGGGTATAGAAGCCCCGTCAAAACTGTCATAATTAGAAGAAGCCGTAAAGCAGCAAAAAAATGTTTCATGTATTAACCTCATACGAGTTTCAAAGCGACGATCAAAATATCAATAAGTTTAATACCGATGAATGGAACAATTAGGCCGCCGATACCATAAATAATCAAATTCCGCGTTAAAATGGTGCCAGCTCCTAGTGGACGATATTTGACACCACGCAATGCCAACGGAACCAGTGTAATGATGATGATCGCATTAAAAATAACTGCGGAGAGAATGGCGCTTTGAGGTGAGGCTAGCTTCATGATATTGAGTGTCGTTAATGGACCTGGACTTCCTGTCACAGCATAGAGCGTGCTGAAAAGTGCAGGTAATATCGCGAAATATTTTGCCACGTCATTGGAGATGCTAAACGTGGTGAGTGCGCCACGCGTCATCAGCAACTGTTTACCGATTTCAACGATCTCTATCAGCTTGGTGGGATTGCTATCTAAATCAACCATATTGCCTGCTTCACGGGCGGCTTGGGTACCAGTGTTCATGGCTACACCGACATCAGCCTGTGCTAGTGCTGGAGCGTCATTGGTGCCGTCGCCGATCATGGCAACCAGCCGACCATGCGCCTGTTCTTCGCGAATGCGTTGCAATTTAGTCTCTGGCGTGGCTTGCGCGATAAAATCATCTACACCGGCCTCTGCTGCGATTGATGCTGTTGTGAGCGGATTATCGCCGGTGATCATTACAGTCCGAATGCCCATCGCCCGCAGTTGCTCGAAGCGTTCTTTGATGCCGCCTTTTACCACATCCTTCAGTTGAATGATCCCCAAAAGTTCAAGATTTTCCACTACCAACAGTGGCGTGCCTCCTGCCAGGGCAATATCGGTTCCAATCATCAACGCAACGTTCATATCTATGCTGGAAGCCTGCTCCATTGCTCCGCTCTCAACTAAATACTTGCGGATGGCTTCTAGAGAACCTTTTCGAATGATTCGTGCTGGGTGTCCTTCAGCAGTGAGGATATCTACCCCACTCATCTGCGTCTG
The window above is part of the Thermodesulfobacteriota bacterium genome. Proteins encoded here:
- a CDS encoding TetR/AcrR family transcriptional regulator, whose protein sequence is MGIMERKEREKLRRRKDILEAAKNSFSKKGFMNATIEEIAQESELSTGTIYLYFSRKEELYVSLIVETYDILIDELKEVLKQDVAPDELLVSIATTYCNFCKNHPDHYKILNFIINEHLNLKLTPELLDKIDEKTDTIFKMVSEVIKQGIKIGIFKQIDTWDITSLFWSSLNGIMQLQTSIDYLKGRTTDIESLIRKNMELMVLAIKVE
- a CDS encoding DUF4118 domain-containing protein, which codes for MNNRLRPSPDAILAAIQKEETRQQHSTLKIFFGMAAGVGKTYAMLRAARQALSENVNIVVGYVETHGRSETEALLQDLPIIPRRKMEYRSTMFEEMDLDAILSRKPQLVLVDELAHTNVPGSRHAKRYQDVLELLDAGIDVYTTINVQHLESRSDAVHQITGVVMHETVPDSIFDRADEIELVDITPDELLKRLAEGKVYVPDKAQLAAQKFFRRGNLTALREMSLRLTAQHVDQQLRDYMQLHQISGPWKSGERLLVAVGPSPLSAQLVRWTRHMTCALQSPWIAVSVELPHSPLSVKAKARQEKNLELARELGAEIVTTTDVDLVTGIVRVAQQHNVAQIIIGKTQDSPRMKLFRRNSFVSNLIEESGNIDVCVVASDKAQKIKPQRLSFNFLSPLRQYLYGLLTLIGLAGICYIALPIIGYQAIGLILLFAIILLALFLGRGPALFSAAFSALIWNFFFIPPPFTFRIAEPQDTLMFVMYFVVASILGNLTSRIRAQQLVLQQREEQAAALYMLAREVANATNIDEILVAAVKQLSSVFSARIAILLPDQVSPFSLKPHPTSTLTLNEKDLSVAAWVLEMRKPAGRFTDTLPMAEAYFVPLLTPSQAVGVIGVRTHRAEPLLIEQKALLETFASQIASTIERMLLFASTQQH
- the kdpC gene encoding potassium-transporting ATPase subunit KdpC, coding for MKHFFAALRLLLIMTVLTGLLYPLAITGIVQAFFPYQASGSIIMVDGKVKGSELVGQKFVGEFYFWDRPSAIDYNPMPSGATNLSPTSEVLQKAVQQRRAHINRTVALSSNASIPVDMLFASASGVDPHISPQAARLQIERIAKARGFTPEQKTKLADLIERFVEPPQCGILGEHRVNVFLLNVALNQLN